The following proteins come from a genomic window of Alosa sapidissima isolate fAloSap1 chromosome 22, fAloSap1.pri, whole genome shotgun sequence:
- the arl6ip6 gene encoding LOW QUALITY PROTEIN: ADP-ribosylation factor-like protein 6-interacting protein 6 (The sequence of the model RefSeq protein was modified relative to this genomic sequence to represent the inferred CDS: deleted 1 base in 1 codon): MPRVDNAGAPDGGVRLATEPLARRLMFAHGLDKDVSSHELDRTDFQRASLHETSQQGMSMSIKSSPQQKYKDDRKQWPARILSILLCVIVVSVIALFFAFIYVILKELKAEKIIREDGTEVRLLGFWSLLMLSSLAGISCCSFSWTLTYFDSYDPGTFPPTSLSSSRLRRMTGHSFHMGYSVAILNGIVAAFTAMWCLS, translated from the exons ATGCCCCGTGTTGACAACGCTGGAGCGCCCGACGGTGGTGTCAGGTTGGCGACTGAGCCTTTAGCTCGAAGGCTAATGTTTGCGCACGGGTTAGACAAGGATGTAAGCAGCCATGAACTTGATCGAACAGACTTTCAGAGAGCTTCTCTCCACGAAACATCTCAGCAAGGAATGTCTATGTCAATTAAGTCATCTCCACAGCAAAAATACAAGGATGACAGAAAGCAATGGCCCGCCCGTATACTATCAATACTCCTCTGCGTCATCGTTGTGTCTGTCATCGCGTTGTTTTTTGCCTTTATCTATGTTATTTTAAAAG AGCTTAAAgcagaaaaaataataagagaAGACGGAACAGAAGTCAGACTACTAG GGTTTTGGAGTTTGTTGATGCTCTCCTCATTGGCTGGGATCTCCTGTTGCAGCTTCTCCTGGACGCTTACCTACTTTGACTCCTACGACCCCGGCACGTTTCCTCCAACCTCCCTGTCTTCCTCAAGATTGAG GCGAATGACTGGACACTCCTTCCATATGGGTTACAGTGTGGCTATTCTCAATGGCATTGTTGCC GCATTCACAGCCATGTGGTGTCTCTCCTGA
- the rprmb gene encoding protein reprimo B: protein MNYTAFNDTDTGLFSNSSDGFLKCCNMSSVVTDSGFEATALAERNFFITRVVQIAVMCVLSLTVVFGIFFLGCNLLIKSQGMINFLMTDRRPSKDVEAVIVGTY from the coding sequence ATGAATTACACGGCATTCAACGACACCGACACTGGTTTGTTCTCCAACAGCAGCGATGGCTTTCTCAAGTGCTGCAACATGTCCTCGGTGGTCACGGACAGCGGCTTTGAGGCGACTGCACTGGCCGAGCGGAACTTTTTCATCACGCGCGTGGTCCAAATTGCTGTCATGTGCGTGCTCTCACTCACCGTGGTTTTCGGCATCTTCTTCCTCGGCTGCAACTTGCTCATCAAGTCCCAGGGAATGATCAACTTTCTAATGACGGACAGGAGACCATCCAAAGATGTGGAAGCTGTGATTGTTGGCACGTATTAG
- the kcnj3b gene encoding G protein-activated inward rectifier potassium channel 1, producing the protein MSALRKKFGDDYQVVTTSSSGGGFNQAAPEKKKKRQRFVDKNGRCNVQHGNLSGETSRYLSDLFTTLVDLKWRWNLFIFILTYTVAWLFMASMWWVIAFIRGDLYRAHDDKYTPCVANVYNFPSAFLFFIETEATIGYGYRYITDKCPEGIILFLFQSILGSIVDAFLIGCMFIKMSQPKKRAETLMFSEHAAISMRDGKLTLMFRVGNLRNSHMVSAQIRCKLLKSRQTPEGEFLPLDQLELDVGFSTGADQLFLVSPLTICHVIDSKSPFYDLSLRSMQTEQFEIVVILEGIVETTGMTCQARTSYTEDEVLWGHRFFPVISLEEGFFKVDYSQFHGTFEVPTPPHSVKEQEESLLLSSPLTAPSLCHSAGGGGGGGGGGGGGGGEAGSITLEGSDQQGESESGSTNLPPAPIAASNATKLPSKLQRLTGRGGDGSLPIGSAGGGRALDGMPRKLLRMSSEITYNLGELPVKLQRISSAPGVAEERLHAVSSPLAEERPTPKISRAGGGACDSMSQSVSDLPPKLQRLAGGGGGIGGRLDGNLPPKLRKMNSERFTGLSLK; encoded by the exons ATGTCAGCTCTGAGGAAAAAATTTGGGGATGATTATCAAGTAGTGACGACTTCGTCCAGTGGCGGCGGGTTTAACCAGGCGGCCcctgagaagaaaaagaagcGACAACGCTTTGTGGACAAAAACGGCCGCTGCAATGTCCAACATGGGAACTTGAGCGGCGAGACCAGCAGGTATCTTTCGGATCTCTTCACTACCCTGGTGGACCTCAAATGGCGCTGGAACCTCTTCATCTTCATCCTCACCTACACGGTAGCGTGGCTATTCATGGCCTCTATGTGGTGGGTCATCGCCTTCATTCGAGGAGATCTCTACCGGGCCCACGATGACAAATACACGCCCTGTGTTGCCAACGTCTACAACTTTCCCTCGGCCTTCTTGTTTTTCATTGAGACAGAAGCCACCATTGGTTATGGCTACAGGTACATCACGGATAAATGTCCGGAGGGAATTATCCTTTTCCTGTTCCAGTCAATTTTGGGTTCGATTGTGGACGCGTTCTTAATTGGCTGCATGTTCATAAAGATGTCCCAGCCAAAGAAGCGGGCAGAGACTTTGATGTTCAGCGAGCACGCAGCAATCTCCATGCGTGACGGCAAACTGACGCTCATGTTCCGGGTGGGCAATCTCAGGAATAGCCATATGGTGTCTGCTCAAATCCGCTGCAAACTGCTCAAA tctCGGCAGACACCCGAGGGTGAGTTTCTCCCCCTGGATCAGCTGGAGCTGGACGTTGGTTTCAGCACCGGGGCGGATCAGCTCTTCCTCGTCTCCCCTCTGACCATCTGCCACGTGATCGACTCCAAAAGCCCCTTCTATGACCTCTCCCTCCGCTCCATGCAGACAGAGCAGTTCGAGATTGTAGTCATCTTGGAGGGCATTGTGGAGACCACGG GCATGACGTGCCAGGCACGGACGTCCTACACGGAGGACGAGGTGCTGTGGGGTCATCGCTTCTTCCCGGTCATCTCCCTGGAGGAGGGCTTCTTCAAGGTGGACTACTCGCAGTTCCACGGCACCTTCGAGGTGCCAACGCCTCCCCATAGCGTcaaggagcaggaggagagccTCCTGCTGTCCTCCCCATTGACTGCGCCTTCCCTCTGCCACAGtgcgggtggtggtggtggaggtggaggtggaggaggtggaggcggAGGCGAGGCTGGCAGCATCACACTGGAGGGTTCCGACCAGCAGGGGGAGTCGGAGAGCGGCTCCACCAACCTGCCACCAGCACCCATCGCAGCGAGCAACGCCACCAAGCTGCCGTCCAAGCTGCAGAGGCTGACTGGGCGAGGGGGGGACGGCTCGCTACCTATCGGTAGCGCCGGAGGGGGGCGTGCGCTGGACGGAATGCCCCGGAAGCTGCTGCGCATGAGCTCAGAGATCACATACAACCTGGGCGAACTGCCGGTCAAGCTTCAGCGGATCAGCTCGGCGCCCGGCGTGGCCGAGGAGCGCCTGCATGCCGTCAGCTCGCCGCTGGCCGAGGAGAGGCCCACGCCCAAGATCAGCAGGGCTGGGGGCGGGGCCTGCGACTCCATGAGCCAATCGGTCTCGGACTTGCCCCCGAAGCTGCAGAGattggctgggggagggggaggcatAGGTGGACGGCTAGACGGGAACCTGCCGCCCAAATTGCGGAAGATGAACTCGGAGCGATTCACAGGTTTAAGCCTGAAATGA